A single region of the Brachypodium distachyon strain Bd21 chromosome 3, Brachypodium_distachyon_v3.0, whole genome shotgun sequence genome encodes:
- the LOC112271394 gene encoding uncharacterized protein LOC112271394 isoform X3 has translation MTDYITASHNGEASYYHPSALKVLLRIEEEASLVEHKKMKTGTSASAVYLGAPATFSNAPMKSGGESSGANEFAQHLRRAYPGQDGSALPVLLREHNARLVLHVNELKAKLQKEMFSFADKLAKARLTGSVVLDTNQRHAVSAGGGSSYVTPVNFNSKVVGSCHVEENEETSTGHSPYTRKRLFCDSDQISCGKGRSSSVKDVGAKTAKQPVLDEGRGAGKTSVRGPGYRGSVRILISS, from the exons ATGACCGACTACATCACAGCTTCCCACAACGGCGAGGCGTCGTATTACCATCCATCTGCGTTGAAGGTG CTGTTGAGAATCGAGGAGGAGGCTAGTTTGGTCGAACATAAGAAAATGAAGACTGGGACGAGCGCTTCGGCAGTATACCTGGGTGCGCCAGCGACGTTTAGCAATGCACCGATGAAATCTGGGGGTGAATCGTCCGGGGCAAATGAATTCGCGCAACACCTGCGTAGAGCCTACCCAGGGCAG GACGGTAGTGCGCTGCCGGTGTTACTGAGAGAGCATAACGCGCGTTTGGTACTGCACGTGAACGAGTTGAAAGCAAAACTCCAGAAAGAGATGTTCTCATTCGCGGACAAGCTGGCGAAGGCTCGCCTAACTGGCAGCGTGGTGCTGGATACTAACCAACGTCATGCAGTTTCGGCGGGGG GAGGGAGCTCGTACGTGACACCCGTTAATTTTAATAGCAAGGTCGTGGGGTCTTGCCACGTGGAGGAAAATGAAG AGACCTCCACTGGCCATAGTCCCTACACCCGCAAGAGGTTATTTTGCGACAGCGATCAAATATCTTGTGGCAAGGGCAGGTCGTCCAGCGTGAAGG ATGTTGGTGCTAAAACGGCGAAGCAGCCCGTACTCGACGAAGGGCGTGGTGCAGGCAAGACTTCAGTGCGTGGGCCCGGCTACCGCGGGTCGGTCAGGATTTTGATTTCTTCTTAA